The Sulfuricurvum sp. IAE1 sequence GGGAATGAAGGAAGAGAGATCCCCTACTGGGTCGAATCATGGCTGAAGCTCTATATTGAGAACCTGCATTGCAGGAAGATCCGGGAAGCTATTAAAGAAAGCGGAGTGTGTGACAA is a genomic window containing:
- a CDS encoding XRE family transcriptional regulator, which gives rise to MDKYAFNDMLRSAGLSKKEFAEILGTTGGTISNWGNEGREIPYWVESWLKLYIENLHCRKIREAIKESGVCDKL